From Caminibacter mediatlanticus TB-2, the proteins below share one genomic window:
- a CDS encoding FRG domain-containing protein, translating to MKTFNDFWNKLENFISENKNKNYIFRGQANIEWKLHTTFYRNYGVENNAKLNEKIFNLITNFEKALIFLNKDLKATKLIDIMQLARHYGLPVPLIDFTYSPYIALFFACIEEENHDGVLYLIDYKRLFSELKNFFIKKLKNNELHNFIDILVFIDDFYNKDVSGIKEILKIELSKLDKEYLLKGKSILDLGIKLITLQIIESKLLHKIHFNSINESEMFDIWKDLLIKSPVLYTEKIFLNPIKYFLIENNIFFIPNANETNKRMIYQQGCFIYDTLNYAKLGIADLEEFILKYLNTNIIKKIEILAKYKKDILKKLSLMNINGVNLFGDEIGAVIDAKLGLINFEFDSKIEEYQLLKSYNPIDLSIDDKINIYKEFIK from the coding sequence ATGAAAACTTTTAATGACTTTTGGAATAAATTAGAAAATTTTATTAGTGAAAATAAAAATAAAAATTATATTTTTAGAGGGCAAGCAAATATTGAATGGAAATTACACACTACTTTTTATAGGAATTATGGTGTAGAAAATAATGCTAAATTAAATGAAAAAATTTTTAATCTTATTACTAACTTTGAAAAAGCATTAATTTTTTTAAATAAAGATTTAAAGGCAACTAAATTAATTGATATAATGCAGTTAGCAAGACATTATGGTTTGCCAGTACCTTTGATTGATTTTACATATTCTCCATATATTGCACTTTTTTTTGCTTGTATTGAAGAAGAAAATCATGATGGAGTATTGTATTTAATTGATTATAAAAGACTATTTTCTGAATTAAAAAATTTTTTTATTAAGAAGTTAAAAAATAATGAGCTTCATAATTTTATAGATATATTAGTATTTATTGATGATTTTTATAATAAAGATGTGTCTGGAATAAAAGAAATATTAAAAATAGAATTGAGTAAATTGGATAAAGAATATTTATTAAAAGGGAAATCTATATTAGATTTAGGTATAAAATTAATTACTTTACAAATAATTGAATCAAAATTATTACATAAAATTCATTTTAATAGCATTAATGAGTCAGAGATGTTTGATATATGGAAAGATCTATTAATTAAAAGTCCCGTATTATATACTGAAAAAATTTTTCTTAATCCTATAAAATATTTTTTGATTGAAAATAATATATTTTTTATACCAAATGCAAATGAAACTAATAAAAGAATGATTTATCAACAAGGATGTTTTATTTATGATACATTGAATTATGCCAAGTTAGGCATAGCAGACTTAGAAGAATTTATATTAAAATATTTAAATACTAATATAATAAAAAAAATAGAAATTCTAGCTAAATATAAAAAGGATATTTTAAAAAAACTTTCTTTAATGAATATTAATGGAGTTAATTTATTTGGAGACGAAATAGGAGCAGTAATAGATGCTAAATTGGGTTTAATTAATTTCGAATTTGATTCAAAAATTGAAGAATATCAATTGTTGAAATCTTATAATCCAATTGATTTATCAATAGATGACAAAATTAATATATATAAGGAATTTATTAAATGA
- a CDS encoding nucleotidyltransferase family protein — protein sequence MRLALWEVREIKDAAKKVFGNDVKVYLFGSRVDDNKKGGDIDLYVVTKNNSYENEMKFWCELQQRLGEQKIDIIVSKDLSREIEQVALKEGIEL from the coding sequence ATGAGACTGGCTTTATGGGAAGTTAGAGAAATTAAAGATGCGGCAAAAAAAGTTTTTGGAAATGATGTAAAAGTTTATTTATTTGGTAGTAGAGTAGATGATAATAAAAAAGGTGGTGATATTGATTTATATGTTGTTACAAAAAATAATTCTTATGAAAATGAGATGAAATTTTGGTGTGAACTTCAACAAAGGCTTGGAGAACAAAAAATTGATATTATTGTAAGTAAAGATTTATCAAGAGAAATTGAACAAGTAGCTTTAAAAGAGGGAATAGAATTATGA
- the mnmA gene encoding tRNA 2-thiouridine(34) synthase MnmA, producing MRVLVGVSGGVDSAVTTYLLKKAGYEVIGIYLKMHSGVNHSENLKKIEKLSKKIGFSYVVEDVEEEFRKEVYEYFIKSYEEGSTPNPCAMCNKQIKFGIFMNFLEKYNCEKAATGHYVRNDGKFLYEAKDKNKDQSYFLFGIKKEVLPKLIFPLGEYTKNEIKLIAKEIGLEEFATQKESQDICFIENSYIDVLKFHFNPEKKGKVVNKKGQKIGIHKGYAFYTIGQRKGFSLFKSNKPHYVIGIDAKTNTIIVGDKKDLEKKLVFLKGVNLFIDDKIFECEAKVRYRAPKLKAVVKMESKTKAVVKFKEAATGVAKGQACVFYEGEKLLGGGWIRGAK from the coding sequence ATGAGAGTATTAGTAGGAGTTAGTGGAGGGGTTGATAGTGCAGTTACAACTTATCTACTTAAAAAAGCTGGTTATGAAGTTATTGGTATTTATTTAAAAATGCATAGTGGAGTAAATCATAGTGAGAATTTAAAAAAAATAGAAAAACTTAGTAAAAAAATTGGTTTTTCTTATGTAGTTGAAGATGTAGAAGAAGAATTTAGAAAAGAGGTTTATGAATATTTTATAAAAAGTTATGAAGAGGGGTCTACTCCAAATCCTTGTGCTATGTGTAATAAACAAATTAAATTTGGTATTTTTATGAATTTTCTTGAAAAATATAATTGCGAGAAGGCTGCAACAGGTCATTATGTAAGAAATGATGGAAAGTTTTTATATGAAGCAAAAGATAAAAATAAAGACCAAAGTTATTTTTTATTTGGAATAAAAAAAGAAGTATTACCAAAGCTTATTTTTCCTCTTGGAGAATATACAAAAAATGAAATAAAACTTATTGCAAAAGAGATAGGACTTGAAGAGTTTGCAACTCAAAAAGAATCACAAGATATCTGTTTTATTGAAAATAGTTATATTGATGTTTTAAAATTTCACTTTAATCCTGAAAAGAAAGGTAAAGTTGTAAATAAAAAAGGCCAAAAAATTGGAATCCATAAAGGATATGCATTTTATACAATAGGTCAAAGAAAAGGATTTTCTTTATTTAAATCAAATAAACCTCATTATGTAATAGGAATTGATGCAAAAACTAATACTATAATTGTAGGTGATAAAAAAGATTTAGAAAAAAAACTTGTATTTTTAAAAGGGGTTAATTTATTTATTGATGATAAAATATTTGAATGTGAAGCAAAAGTTAGATATAGAGCGCCTAAATTAAAAGCTGTTGTAAAAATGGAGAGTAAAACAAAAGCTGTTGTTAAGTTTAAAGAAGCAGCCACAGGAGTTGCAAAGGGTCAAGCTTGTGTTTTTTATGAAGGAGAGAAACTTCTTGGTGGAGGATGGATTAGAGGAGCGAAGTAG
- a CDS encoding ribose-phosphate pyrophosphokinase has protein sequence MKFKLFSGTANPKLSEDIAYYIDRPLSKITVNRFSDGEINVQIGESVRGIDCFIIQPTCAPANDNLMELLIITDAMRRASAKSITAIIPYFGYARQDRKAAPRVPITAKLVANMMEKAGIDRVVTLDLHAGQIQGFFDIPVDNLYGSILFFDYFKEIRLKNPVIASPDIGGVARARYFASKLGLDMVIVDKRREKANVSEVMNIIGDVKGKDVILIDDMVDTAGTMVKAAAALKENGATSVRAFATHGVLSGPAIDRIKNSVLEELIITDTIPFNKDCKKIRVLKTGKLFAEVIRRIVYNESINKLFD, from the coding sequence ATGAAATTTAAACTATTTAGTGGGACAGCCAATCCAAAGCTTTCAGAAGATATTGCTTATTATATTGATAGACCTCTTAGTAAAATTACGGTTAATAGATTTAGTGATGGTGAGATTAATGTTCAAATTGGAGAGAGTGTAAGGGGAATTGATTGTTTTATAATTCAGCCAACTTGTGCTCCTGCTAATGATAATTTAATGGAGCTTTTGATTATTACTGATGCTATGAGAAGAGCAAGTGCAAAAAGTATTACAGCAATTATTCCATATTTTGGATATGCAAGACAAGATAGAAAAGCAGCACCAAGAGTACCAATTACTGCAAAACTTGTTGCTAATATGATGGAAAAAGCTGGAATTGATAGAGTTGTAACTCTTGATTTACACGCTGGACAAATTCAAGGATTTTTTGATATTCCTGTTGATAATTTATATGGAAGTATTTTATTTTTTGATTATTTTAAAGAAATAAGACTTAAAAATCCAGTTATTGCAAGTCCAGATATTGGAGGAGTGGCAAGAGCAAGATATTTTGCAAGCAAACTTGGGCTTGATATGGTAATTGTTGATAAAAGAAGAGAAAAAGCAAACGTTAGTGAAGTGATGAATATTATTGGGGATGTTAAAGGAAAAGATGTTATTTTAATTGATGATATGGTTGATACTGCTGGGACAATGGTAAAAGCAGCAGCTGCTTTAAAAGAAAATGGGGCTACTTCTGTTAGGGCATTTGCTACTCATGGAGTTTTAAGTGGGCCTGCAATTGATAGAATTAAAAATTCTGTTTTAGAAGAGTTAATTATTACGGATACAATTCCATTTAATAAAGATTGTAAAAAAATAAGAGTATTAAAAACAGGAAAGCTTTTTGCTGAGGTTATTAGAAGAATTGTTTATAATGAAAGTATTAATAAACTTTTTGATTAA
- a CDS encoding YigZ family protein, producing the protein MKTIDKIYAASLEVKKSKFHSFLIPFSSFEETLNDLKKRHPKANHFVTAFRYLNKENQIVEGSSDDGEPRGSSGRPTLKVLQGHNLINVGIITIRYFGGILLGVGGLVRAYSDVANLVISKADLIDYSPVFEYSFEVDYNKTREVEYFIKKNEIFVVDRKFSGEGIEYILRDSIEKINLIKEIL; encoded by the coding sequence ATGAAAACTATTGATAAAATTTATGCAGCCTCTCTTGAAGTTAAAAAATCTAAATTTCATTCTTTTTTAATTCCTTTTTCTTCTTTTGAAGAAACTCTAAATGACTTAAAAAAAAGACATCCAAAAGCTAATCATTTTGTAACAGCTTTTAGATATTTAAATAAAGAAAATCAAATAGTTGAAGGTTCATCTGATGATGGAGAACCAAGAGGAAGTAGTGGAAGGCCAACTCTTAAAGTATTACAAGGTCATAATTTAATAAATGTAGGAATTATTACTATTAGATATTTTGGAGGAATTTTACTTGGAGTTGGAGGATTAGTTAGGGCATATAGTGATGTAGCAAATTTAGTAATAAGCAAGGCAGATTTAATTGATTATTCTCCTGTTTTTGAGTATTCTTTTGAAGTTGATTATAATAAAACAAGAGAAGTTGAGTATTTTATTAAAAAAAATGAAATTTTTGTAGTTGATAGAAAGTTTAGTGGAGAAGGGATTGAGTATATTTTAAGAGATTCCATTGAAAAAATTAATTTAATTAAGGAGATTTTATGA
- a CDS encoding ribonuclease T2 family protein produces the protein MKKLLSILLFLSSLVYAVSTENILALSWENSFCKVNPKDKACRMRTYNDYSLTHFVLHGLWPKKKNYCSTRYKFHLSPLLWKVLKKYMPAADYLAKHEWRKHGTCFGTDAETYFLTAIKLTQEFNESAFLTFVRTHMGQYVSLTRIRFVFGGVFGDRNKRKFQLICKRKNGVIYITEIRLNLKGDPTKLDLKKLLDNAKPMVGVRQCQGGIFATP, from the coding sequence ATGAAAAAATTATTATCAATACTTCTTTTTTTAAGCAGTTTAGTTTATGCAGTCTCTACTGAAAATATTTTAGCTTTAAGTTGGGAGAATAGTTTTTGTAAAGTCAATCCAAAAGATAAAGCGTGTAGAATGAGAACTTATAATGATTATTCATTAACTCATTTTGTATTACATGGACTTTGGCCAAAAAAGAAAAATTATTGTAGTACAAGATATAAATTCCATTTATCACCTTTACTTTGGAAAGTTTTAAAAAAATATATGCCAGCTGCTGATTATTTAGCAAAGCATGAATGGAGAAAACATGGGACTTGTTTTGGGACTGATGCAGAAACTTATTTTTTAACAGCTATAAAATTAACACAAGAATTTAATGAGAGTGCTTTTTTAACATTTGTTAGGACTCATATGGGACAATATGTTTCCTTAACAAGAATAAGATTTGTTTTTGGAGGAGTATTTGGAGATAGAAATAAAAGGAAATTTCAATTAATTTGTAAAAGAAAAAATGGAGTTATTTATATAACTGAAATAAGACTTAATTTAAAAGGTGACCCAACAAAGCTTGATTTGAAAAAATTATTAGATAATGCTAAACCGATGGTTGGAGTTAGACAATGTCAAGGAGGGATTTTTGCTACTCCTTGA
- a CDS encoding APC family permease: protein MKAFNTFSAAMLGIGSMVGVGIFIVIGLAGSIAGNLVWISFIIGGIIALLSGYSLAKLALRYPSRGGIIEYLIQEYGENYFSGALSVMFYFAQLITLAAVAKSFGEYAARLFGYHSKFIIDLFAIGILLIFTIINLLGAIFVAKSENTIVIIKLTALTIFTIVALFNINPQYLSLKDSPPIFNTFFAVALTFFAYQGYSVITNTIEDMQNPKKTILKAMFLAIGVVTILYVSVSIAVLGNLPLDEVIKAKDYALAEAAKPIFGEYGFKIMSIIALISATTAINATLYAATEISYTLAKKGELPKIYKYNVFHSYEGLIISTILIIPMILFLNLSEITTVAALSVLIIQALVHFGHIKLTPKTGANKTLIVITFILMTFIVLITLLYNYHKNILIIYYLFGGFILSFMIEYLLRKFTHKKVKKSIKNINEELIKE, encoded by the coding sequence ATGAAAGCATTTAACACATTCTCAGCAGCAATGCTGGGTATTGGTAGTATGGTTGGAGTTGGTATTTTTATTGTTATAGGTCTTGCTGGAAGCATTGCTGGAAATTTAGTTTGGATTTCTTTTATTATTGGAGGTATAATAGCTTTACTTAGTGGATATTCTCTTGCAAAACTTGCACTTAGATATCCAAGTAGAGGTGGAATAATTGAATATCTTATTCAAGAATATGGAGAAAATTATTTCTCAGGTGCTCTAAGTGTAATGTTTTATTTTGCACAACTTATAACTCTTGCAGCAGTTGCTAAAAGCTTTGGTGAATATGCTGCAAGACTTTTTGGATATCACTCTAAGTTTATAATTGACCTTTTTGCAATTGGAATACTTCTCATTTTTACAATAATAAATTTGCTTGGGGCAATTTTTGTTGCAAAAAGTGAAAATACTATAGTTATAATTAAATTAACTGCTTTAACTATTTTTACAATAGTTGCTCTTTTTAATATTAATCCTCAATATTTATCACTTAAAGATTCTCCACCAATTTTTAATACTTTTTTTGCAGTTGCTCTTACTTTTTTTGCATATCAAGGATATAGTGTTATAACAAATACAATTGAAGATATGCAAAACCCTAAAAAAACTATTCTTAAAGCAATGTTTTTAGCAATAGGGGTTGTCACAATTTTATATGTAAGTGTAAGTATTGCTGTTTTAGGAAACTTACCATTAGATGAAGTTATAAAAGCCAAAGATTACGCCTTAGCAGAAGCTGCAAAACCAATTTTTGGAGAATATGGATTTAAGATTATGTCAATAATTGCATTAATTTCAGCAACTACTGCAATAAATGCAACACTTTATGCAGCAACTGAAATTAGCTACACACTTGCAAAAAAAGGAGAATTACCAAAAATTTATAAATATAATGTGTTTCATTCATATGAAGGATTAATTATTTCAACAATTTTAATTATTCCAATGATTTTATTTTTAAATTTAAGTGAAATAACAACAGTTGCAGCATTAAGTGTCTTAATAATACAAGCACTTGTTCATTTTGGGCATATAAAATTAACTCCTAAAACTGGTGCAAATAAAACTTTAATTGTTATAACTTTTATATTAATGACATTCATTGTATTAATCACATTACTTTATAATTACCATAAAAATATTTTAATAATTTATTATCTTTTCGGAGGATTTATACTTTCTTTTATGATTGAATATCTTTTAAGAAAATTTACTCATAAAAAAGTGAAAAAGAGTATAAAAAATATTAATGAAGAATTAATCAAGGAGTAG
- a CDS encoding phosphatidylglycerophosphatase A family protein — protein sequence MKKLNWFIITGFFSGLLPKAPGTFGTIVGCVIAYIVILFFPNPNLTIMLLAILFSIIGIKLINEYEKNGGIHDDKRIVIDEIAGVLITIGLLGNLKDDTFIKIFLAFISFRLFDIWKPSIIGKIDKNAKGGLGVMGDDILAGIFGGIFAGILYIGYLKIKTLKGI from the coding sequence ATGAAAAAATTAAATTGGTTTATAATTACAGGTTTTTTTAGTGGACTTTTACCAAAAGCCCCAGGAACATTTGGAACTATTGTAGGATGTGTAATTGCTTATATTGTAATACTCTTTTTTCCAAATCCAAATTTAACAATAATGTTGCTTGCAATACTTTTTTCAATAATAGGTATTAAATTAATAAATGAATACGAAAAAAATGGTGGAATCCACGATGATAAACGAATAGTAATAGATGAAATCGCAGGAGTATTAATTACTATTGGATTACTTGGAAATTTAAAAGATGACACTTTTATAAAGATATTCCTTGCATTTATTTCATTTAGATTATTTGATATTTGGAAACCTTCTATTATAGGAAAAATTGACAAAAATGCAAAAGGTGGACTTGGAGTTATGGGTGATGATATATTAGCTGGAATATTTGGTGGAATTTTTGCAGGAATTTTATATATAGGATATTTAAAGATAAAAACATTAAAAGGGATATAA
- a CDS encoding phosphoribosyltransferase has translation MASFKDRFDAGIKLSEVIKLPENSVIFAIPRGGVPIGYAISINKKIPMDIVVVRKLPIPFNPEAGFGSITIDGKVILNPKFEYLFPQIPIDSIAREVLSEVKRRDFLYRQNRNYKDLEGKVAIVVDDGFASGYTAIAASEFLKQFKPKKIIAITPVCSTDAKKLLEKYFDEVYCLIESDKKPFAVASFYENFHDLSDDEVLEIINDLKEKKLLWE, from the coding sequence ATGGCATCTTTTAAAGATAGATTTGATGCGGGAATCAAATTGTCCGAGGTAATAAAACTCCCTGAAAATAGTGTTATATTTGCAATTCCAAGAGGAGGAGTTCCTATTGGTTATGCAATTTCAATAAATAAAAAAATTCCAATGGATATTGTGGTAGTTAGAAAATTACCTATCCCTTTCAATCCTGAGGCTGGATTTGGAAGTATTACTATTGATGGTAAAGTAATCTTAAATCCAAAATTTGAATATCTTTTTCCTCAAATTCCTATTGATTCTATTGCAAGAGAAGTATTAAGTGAAGTTAAAAGAAGAGATTTTTTATATAGACAAAACAGAAATTATAAAGATTTAGAAGGAAAAGTTGCTATTGTAGTAGATGATGGATTTGCAAGTGGATATACTGCAATAGCAGCAAGTGAGTTTTTAAAACAATTTAAACCAAAAAAAATCATTGCAATAACTCCGGTATGTTCTACTGATGCAAAAAAACTTCTTGAAAAATATTTTGATGAAGTTTATTGTTTAATTGAATCAGATAAAAAACCTTTTGCAGTAGCAAGTTTTTATGAAAATTTTCATGATTTAAGTGATGATGAAGTATTAGAAATAATTAATGATTTAAAAGAAAAAAAACTTTTATGGGAGTAA
- a CDS encoding sulfate adenylyltransferase, whose translation MESLNKNKIYIDKEALITLEMVQAGLLKPIDKLMNKKEAEIADKYKKYKNKAVPFSFILAPAGKRNKEVLQTNPKKIELIYKGKKVGEVDVEEIFKIDPNERLKTIYGSTDTKNYPHIAKTKKRLGEYAIAGKFWVEESGIKKTLDFVKEKTKNLNSIVGMTMHAKPIHRVHEKIMRMAIEKNDLLIVFLVKNIQEEDMPYKLRYDALQEIINNYFPKDKVLIVPLLNTYIFSGVNEAILDAMIAKNFGCNKFIIGQTHKGLGIHYEADHIKSIFDSMDLGIEVETINEYVYCNLCKTIVSINSCPHGSHHHISYHSDSIYELLKTGLIPPTILMRKEISAKYLASLFPNRFKNLQKLYYDITPNKGLIENSSEEDFYIALMKLYQTSSLT comes from the coding sequence ATGGAATCTTTAAACAAAAATAAAATTTACATTGATAAGGAAGCTTTAATTACCCTTGAAATGGTCCAAGCAGGACTTTTAAAACCAATTGATAAACTTATGAACAAAAAAGAAGCTGAAATAGCAGATAAATATAAAAAGTATAAAAATAAAGCTGTGCCTTTTTCATTTATATTAGCCCCTGCTGGCAAAAGAAATAAAGAGGTTTTGCAAACTAATCCTAAAAAAATAGAACTTATTTATAAAGGTAAAAAAGTAGGGGAAGTTGATGTTGAAGAAATTTTTAAAATCGACCCAAATGAAAGATTAAAAACAATTTATGGCTCAACTGATACTAAAAATTATCCTCACATTGCAAAAACTAAAAAAAGACTTGGAGAATATGCAATTGCTGGGAAATTTTGGGTTGAAGAGAGTGGAATTAAAAAAACTCTTGATTTTGTAAAAGAAAAAACTAAAAATTTAAATTCAATAGTTGGTATGACAATGCACGCAAAACCTATTCATAGAGTCCATGAAAAAATTATGAGAATGGCTATTGAAAAAAATGATTTATTAATTGTTTTTTTAGTAAAAAATATTCAAGAAGAAGATATGCCTTATAAACTAAGATATGATGCATTACAAGAAATTATTAATAATTACTTCCCAAAAGATAAAGTATTAATTGTCCCTCTTTTAAATACATACATTTTCTCAGGTGTTAATGAAGCTATACTTGATGCTATGATTGCAAAAAACTTTGGATGTAATAAATTTATAATAGGTCAAACTCATAAAGGCCTTGGAATTCATTATGAAGCAGACCATATAAAAAGTATATTTGATTCTATGGATTTAGGAATAGAAGTTGAGACAATTAACGAATATGTATATTGTAATTTATGTAAAACTATTGTTAGTATTAACTCTTGTCCTCACGGAAGTCACCATCATATTAGCTATCATAGTGATTCAATTTATGAATTATTAAAAACTGGCCTTATTCCTCCAACAATTCTTATGAGAAAAGAGATAAGTGCAAAATATTTAGCTTCTCTTTTTCCTAATAGATTTAAAAATTTACAAAAATTATATTATGATATAACACCAAATAAAGGTCTTATAGAAAATAGTAGTGAAGAAGATTTTTATATAGCATTAATGAAATTATATCAAACAAGTTCACTTACATAA
- a CDS encoding response regulator yields MKIIIVENEIYLAQSIQNNLTEKLKANCEIYGSFNEALDSNGDIYIVNTNLEGNLNNFIEEKKDKIIILLVPYVTYSNVTNPLNIGADDYLQKPFTIEELIRKIKHLREYYTLKEKVKKLENFIEFVLKDIELSLPSYSFPIFLKSTPTKTIEKFIYEVAKKENALIEIIDLTKFKEKHFNNKDKLYFCLNYDKVEDEEILNFISKFKSVILLPKNYDKINNILEIEANAKNFFDEEILSIEEYIKFIIKTHQHKFPDTELSKKLGISRKSLWEKRKKYGIFKQK; encoded by the coding sequence ATGAAGATTATAATAGTAGAAAATGAAATCTACTTAGCTCAAAGTATTCAAAATAATTTAACAGAAAAATTAAAAGCTAATTGTGAAATTTATGGTTCTTTTAATGAAGCATTAGACAGTAATGGTGATATTTATATTGTAAATACAAATTTAGAAGGAAATTTAAATAACTTTATTGAAGAAAAAAAAGATAAAATTATAATTTTGCTTGTACCATATGTAACTTATTCAAATGTTACAAATCCTTTAAATATTGGTGCTGATGATTATTTACAAAAACCTTTTACTATTGAAGAGTTAATTAGAAAAATTAAACATTTAAGAGAATATTATACACTAAAAGAAAAAGTTAAAAAACTTGAAAACTTTATTGAATTTGTGTTAAAAGATATAGAATTATCTCTTCCAAGTTATTCATTTCCAATTTTTTTAAAATCAACTCCAACAAAAACAATAGAAAAATTTATTTATGAAGTTGCAAAAAAAGAAAATGCCTTAATTGAAATTATTGATTTAACAAAATTTAAAGAAAAACATTTTAATAACAAAGATAAACTTTACTTTTGTTTAAATTATGACAAAGTTGAAGATGAGGAAATATTAAATTTTATTTCTAAATTTAAATCGGTAATTTTACTGCCAAAAAACTATGATAAAATAAATAATATCTTAGAAATAGAAGCAAATGCTAAAAACTTTTTTGATGAAGAAATTTTAAGTATTGAAGAGTATATAAAATTTATTATAAAAACTCACCAACACAAATTCCCTGATACAGAACTGAGTAAAAAACTTGGTATTAGTAGAAAAAGTCTTTGGGAAAAAAGGAAAAAGTATGGAATCTTTAAACAAAAATAA
- a CDS encoding bifunctional 2-C-methyl-D-erythritol 4-phosphate cytidylyltransferase/2-C-methyl-D-erythritol 2,4-cyclodiphosphate synthase: MDISLIVLSAGNSTRFNYNVKKQWIRIENKPLWLFVADRLNNFYNFKKTIITANNEEVRLYEKLSEYEIVSGDKERQLSLKNALNEIDSEFVMVTDVARACVSEKIIKNLIENIKDYDCCVPFLKPVDTVVFEDKTINREKVKLIQTPQLSKTEILKKALNTDTLFTDERAAIENIGGKIKYIAGDEEAKKITYFKDLNLPCLKPPSKNIFSGIGYDTHKFEENKEMYLGGVKIDVNYGFKAHSDGDVLIHSLIDALLGAAGYGDIGDFFPDTDEKYKNISSVELLKKVLDIIKKTGFEIVNADVTIIAEKPKLKNYKTKIQRKLSKLLNAPVNIKATTNEKMGYIGREEGVSVISIVNLKYKDWYEDYNSRK; the protein is encoded by the coding sequence TTGGATATCTCTTTAATTGTACTTAGTGCTGGAAATTCTACAAGATTTAACTATAATGTTAAAAAACAATGGATTAGAATTGAAAATAAACCTTTATGGCTTTTTGTAGCTGATAGGCTAAATAATTTCTATAACTTTAAAAAAACAATAATTACTGCAAATAATGAAGAAGTTAGATTATACGAAAAACTAAGTGAGTATGAAATAGTTAGTGGAGATAAAGAAAGACAACTTAGTCTAAAAAATGCTCTAAATGAAATTGATAGCGAGTTTGTAATGGTAACAGATGTTGCGAGGGCTTGTGTATCAGAGAAGATAATAAAAAATTTAATTGAAAATATCAAAGATTATGATTGTTGTGTACCTTTTTTAAAACCGGTTGATACAGTTGTATTTGAAGATAAGACTATAAATAGAGAAAAAGTAAAGCTTATCCAAACTCCTCAACTTAGTAAAACAGAAATTTTAAAAAAAGCATTAAATACTGATACTCTTTTTACAGATGAAAGGGCTGCTATTGAAAATATAGGAGGGAAAATTAAATATATTGCAGGAGATGAAGAAGCTAAAAAAATAACTTATTTTAAAGACTTAAATCTTCCTTGCTTAAAACCTCCAAGTAAAAATATTTTTAGTGGAATTGGATATGATACTCATAAGTTTGAAGAAAATAAAGAGATGTATCTTGGAGGAGTTAAAATAGATGTAAATTATGGATTTAAAGCTCATAGTGATGGAGATGTTTTAATTCATTCATTAATAGATGCCCTACTTGGAGCGGCTGGATATGGAGATATTGGAGATTTTTTTCCAGATACAGATGAAAAATATAAAAATATTTCAAGCGTTGAATTATTAAAAAAAGTATTAGATATAATAAAAAAAACAGGATTTGAAATTGTAAATGCAGATGTAACTATTATTGCTGAAAAACCTAAATTAAAAAATTATAAAACAAAAATTCAAAGAAAGCTATCAAAACTATTAAATGCTCCTGTAAATATAAAAGCTACAACAAATGAGAAAATGGGATATATAGGAAGAGAAGAAGGCGTTAGTGTAATTTCAATTGTAAATTTAAAATATAAGGATTGGTATGAAGATTATAATAGTAGAAAATGA